Proteins co-encoded in one Spirosoma endbachense genomic window:
- a CDS encoding ABC transporter permease — MNTPRNRPDRPAKPPRLADWLLNWFCAPHLREEVLGDLHERYALRMTRLGETKAQWRYWREVLAYVRPAMIKRQPSEYPKPTNSAMLRNYLKIAFRNLVRQKVYSFINIGGLAVGMTVAILIGLWIYDELSFNKYYQHYDRIAQVMQHQTINGNTATGPAIPIPLANELRTVYGTDFKHVLLSSWTEGHILSIGTKKFWKNGNYIEPEAPDMFSLKMIKGTRTGLKEPYSIMISESVANAFFGTGDPMGKLLKIDNQIAVKVTGVYEDLPYNTQFNNLDYMVPWQVNVAIRDWVKNSQDKWDNNSFQLFVQLADQADMDNVSAKIKDAKVANVRKELAQFKPEIFLQPMKNWHLYSEFKNGVNVGGQIQFVWLFGIIGIFVLLLACINFMNLSTARSEKRAKEVGIRKAVGSIRGQLIGQFFSESLLVVLIAFVLSLLLVQLILPFFNEVAAKKMAILWSTPLFWIASIGFTVLTGIIAGSYPAFYLSSFQPVKVLKGTFQVGRFASLPRKVLVVIQFTVSVTLIIGTIIVFRQIQYAKNRPMGYSRNGLLYVQTTTADIHNHYDAFRSDLLQSGAVTEIAESESPLTGVWNVNGGFDWDGKDPNQQPDFAVVGVTYEFGKTIGWQFTEGRDFSRTFGTDSTSMVINEAAVKFMGLKNPVGKTIREGNLRYKIIGVIKDMVMESPYEPARQTFFYISNFPSNFINIRMNPTMSASEAVSKIGGVFQKYNPTAPFDYKFADAEYTKKFAAEEHIGTLASFFAILAILISCLGIFGLASFIAEQRTKEIGVRKVLGASVLNLWGLLSKDFVFLVLIAFGIATPIAYYFLSDWLQNYTYHTDISWWIFAASGSGALLITLLTVSFQSIKAALMNPVKSLRSE, encoded by the coding sequence ATGAATACACCCCGAAACCGCCCCGACCGACCAGCCAAACCACCCCGCTTAGCCGATTGGCTGCTCAACTGGTTTTGCGCCCCCCATCTGCGGGAGGAAGTGCTGGGCGATTTACATGAACGGTACGCCTTGCGAATGACGCGTTTGGGTGAAACCAAAGCCCAATGGCGCTACTGGCGTGAAGTGCTGGCTTATGTGCGGCCTGCTATGATCAAACGACAACCATCTGAATACCCTAAACCAACGAATAGCGCCATGCTACGCAACTATCTAAAAATTGCCTTTCGCAATCTGGTCAGGCAAAAAGTATATTCCTTTATTAACATTGGGGGGCTGGCGGTCGGTATGACTGTGGCTATACTCATTGGCCTGTGGATTTATGATGAATTGTCATTCAATAAATACTATCAGCACTACGATCGTATTGCCCAGGTCATGCAGCACCAAACCATCAATGGAAATACCGCCACCGGGCCTGCTATACCGATACCGCTGGCCAATGAGCTCCGCACGGTCTATGGTACTGATTTTAAGCATGTTTTACTATCCTCCTGGACAGAAGGGCATATTCTGTCGATCGGAACTAAAAAATTCTGGAAGAATGGTAATTATATAGAGCCGGAAGCGCCCGACATGTTTTCCTTAAAGATGATCAAAGGCACGCGGACAGGACTGAAAGAGCCGTATTCGATTATGATTTCTGAATCAGTAGCCAATGCGTTTTTTGGCACTGGCGATCCAATGGGTAAACTACTAAAAATAGACAATCAGATAGCGGTTAAAGTCACGGGGGTTTATGAAGATTTGCCCTATAATACCCAGTTTAATAACCTCGATTACATGGTTCCCTGGCAGGTGAATGTGGCCATACGGGATTGGGTGAAAAACTCGCAGGATAAGTGGGATAATAATTCATTTCAACTGTTTGTTCAGCTTGCCGATCAAGCAGATATGGACAATGTCTCGGCAAAAATTAAAGACGCCAAAGTAGCCAATGTAAGGAAGGAATTAGCCCAGTTTAAGCCTGAAATTTTTCTCCAGCCAATGAAAAACTGGCATTTGTATTCGGAGTTTAAAAATGGTGTCAATGTGGGTGGTCAAATCCAGTTTGTCTGGCTGTTTGGCATTATCGGAATTTTTGTGCTGCTGTTGGCCTGCATCAATTTTATGAATCTGAGCACAGCCCGTTCCGAAAAACGGGCTAAAGAAGTCGGTATTCGAAAAGCAGTTGGCTCAATTCGTGGACAATTAATCGGGCAGTTTTTTAGCGAATCCTTATTGGTTGTCCTGATTGCATTTGTACTATCATTGCTGTTGGTACAACTCATTTTGCCATTCTTTAATGAGGTTGCCGCCAAGAAAATGGCCATTCTGTGGTCAACACCTTTGTTCTGGATCGCCAGCATTGGATTTACAGTGTTGACCGGCATCATAGCGGGCAGTTATCCGGCTTTCTATCTGTCTTCTTTCCAACCCGTTAAAGTGCTGAAAGGAACCTTTCAGGTTGGCCGATTTGCTTCGCTTCCCCGCAAAGTGCTGGTAGTCATTCAATTTACAGTGTCGGTCACGTTGATTATCGGAACAATTATTGTGTTTCGCCAGATTCAATATGCTAAAAACAGGCCAATGGGCTACAGCCGAAATGGGCTGTTATACGTGCAGACAACCACGGCTGATATCCACAATCATTACGATGCCTTTCGCAGCGATTTACTGCAATCAGGAGCGGTGACAGAAATAGCCGAATCCGAAAGTCCGCTAACGGGGGTCTGGAATGTAAATGGTGGTTTTGACTGGGATGGAAAAGACCCGAATCAGCAGCCCGATTTTGCGGTGGTGGGTGTAACCTACGAGTTTGGAAAAACGATAGGCTGGCAATTTACAGAAGGACGCGATTTTTCCCGAACCTTCGGAACCGACTCCACCAGCATGGTCATCAACGAAGCCGCCGTAAAATTCATGGGATTGAAAAATCCGGTCGGCAAAACAATCAGAGAAGGAAATCTGCGGTATAAAATCATCGGTGTGATTAAAGACATGGTGATGGAGTCGCCTTATGAACCCGCCAGGCAAACGTTTTTTTACATAAGCAATTTTCCCAGCAACTTTATTAACATCCGGATGAACCCGACGATGAGCGCCAGTGAAGCGGTGAGTAAGATTGGGGGAGTTTTTCAAAAATACAATCCGACCGCTCCCTTCGATTACAAATTCGCTGATGCCGAATACACCAAAAAATTTGCGGCAGAAGAGCACATTGGTACGCTGGCTTCGTTCTTTGCTATTCTCGCTATATTGATTAGTTGCCTGGGAATTTTCGGGCTCGCTTCCTTCATTGCCGAACAACGCACCAAAGAAATCGGGGTTCGCAAAGTGCTGGGCGCTTCCGTATTGAATCTGTGGGGTTTGCTCTCCAAAGATTTTGTGTTTCTGGTCCTGATCGCCTTCGGTATCGCTACGCCAATTGCCTATTACTTCCTCAGTGATTGGCTCCAGAACTATACGTACCACACGGACATTTCCTGGTGGATTTTTGCAGCATCGGGTAGTGGTGCCTTATTGATTACTTTGTTGACGGTGAGTTTCCAGAGTATAAAAGCGGCTCTGATGAATCCAGTCAAATCCCTGCGGTCGGAGTAA
- a CDS encoding ABC transporter permease yields MNQPPRFADRLLNWFCAPHLREEVLGDLHERFALRVARWGKTKARQRYWWDVLAYVRPSIIKRKPRISMFWQAAAHHPNGRTGRFGDYSQSYFPNPIMIRNYFTVAWRNLIRNKAFSAINMLGLALGMACSLLILLWVQDERSVDGFHVNGKYLYQVYERQQFDGKTEASYSTQGLLADELKRIIPEVQYASSLEWNNPFTFQVGDRINKMEGTFAGADFFRMFSYKLLQGNPETALDAPNGIAISRKMADQFFGSPEKAIGKAIRYENKDDLTVTAVFDNLPANSSQQFDFLRTWKDYVKVNDWVNNWSNYNPSTFIQLQPGADPAKVEAKIKDFTYRFKPKSKAIVEELALQPYPEKYLHSTFKNGQLDGGRIEYVRLFSLVALFILIIACINFMNLATARSAKRAKEVGVRKVVGAVRSALMGQFVGEAMLLTFFSIIIAVGLVALILPAFNTLTGKQLVLPVSKPVFWATLLGLLTLTGFVSGSYPALFLSAMSPIRVLKGSLRFSPGATLFRKSLVVFQFALSMLLIVGMIVMYRQMDYIQTKNLGYNRENLIYIPLEGELGQKYTLFKEEAGKMAGVLTISRMRGTPTVISHHTGDFGWPGKDPDQAISFADETVGYDFVKTMKLQLKEGRDFSKDFGTDSLGFLVNETALAKMGYKNRTGGSAIGQPLSWGQRQGMIIGVLSDFHFTSMHQTIEPLIIRLDEKRQWGTVLVRTEAGKTREALASLERVSKELNPRFPFTYQFSDQEFTRLYQSEQMASQLANYFAILAIFISCLGLFGLATFTAEQRTKEIGVRKVLGASVTSVVTLLSRDFLKPVLIAIVCTTPVAWYAMSQWLQSFAYKIDIEWWMFAVAGSIAIGIALLTIGFQSIKAALMNPVKSLRSE; encoded by the coding sequence ATGAACCAACCACCCCGCTTCGCTGACCGACTGCTCAACTGGTTCTGCGCACCCCACCTGCGGGAGGAGGTGCTGGGCGATCTGCACGAGCGCTTCGCCTTGCGGGTTGCGCGGTGGGGTAAAACTAAAGCCCGGCAACGCTACTGGTGGGATGTACTGGCTTATGTACGACCGTCGATCATCAAACGCAAACCCAGGATTAGTATGTTCTGGCAGGCAGCCGCGCACCATCCGAATGGGCGCACAGGACGATTCGGTGACTATTCTCAATCCTATTTTCCCAATCCGATTATGATACGCAATTATTTCACGGTTGCCTGGCGCAATCTGATTCGCAATAAAGCCTTTTCGGCCATCAATATGTTGGGGCTTGCTTTAGGTATGGCTTGTAGTCTGCTGATTTTACTTTGGGTGCAGGACGAACGAAGTGTAGATGGTTTTCATGTAAATGGTAAGTACCTGTATCAGGTATATGAACGTCAGCAATTTGATGGCAAAACAGAAGCAAGCTATAGTACTCAGGGTCTGTTGGCCGACGAACTGAAACGGATCATTCCGGAGGTGCAATATGCCAGCAGTCTGGAGTGGAACAATCCATTTACATTTCAGGTGGGCGATCGGATTAATAAAATGGAGGGAACGTTTGCCGGGGCTGATTTTTTCAGGATGTTTAGTTATAAACTCCTTCAGGGAAATCCTGAAACAGCACTGGATGCTCCCAATGGCATTGCCATTTCCCGAAAGATGGCCGATCAATTTTTTGGGAGCCCGGAAAAAGCCATTGGGAAAGCGATTCGCTACGAAAATAAAGATGACCTGACCGTAACCGCGGTATTTGACAATTTACCGGCTAATTCATCGCAGCAATTTGATTTTTTAAGAACCTGGAAAGACTATGTGAAAGTAAACGATTGGGTAAATAACTGGAGCAACTACAATCCATCTACGTTCATACAACTACAACCAGGTGCTGATCCGGCAAAGGTTGAAGCCAAAATCAAGGATTTTACCTACCGATTCAAACCCAAAAGTAAGGCGATTGTTGAAGAACTGGCCCTACAACCCTATCCGGAAAAATACCTTCATTCTACATTTAAAAATGGTCAGCTCGATGGCGGCCGAATTGAGTATGTGCGCCTTTTCAGTCTTGTCGCCCTGTTCATCCTGATTATTGCCTGCATCAATTTCATGAATCTGGCCACGGCCCGGTCGGCCAAACGCGCCAAAGAAGTCGGTGTCCGGAAAGTGGTTGGAGCGGTTCGGTCGGCCTTAATGGGGCAATTTGTGGGTGAAGCGATGTTGCTCACCTTCTTTTCGATCATTATTGCCGTGGGTCTGGTTGCGCTGATACTGCCAGCCTTCAATACGCTGACCGGAAAACAGTTGGTACTGCCCGTTAGTAAGCCTGTATTCTGGGCAACACTACTGGGTTTACTCACGTTAACTGGCTTTGTTTCGGGTAGTTATCCGGCTCTTTTCCTGTCGGCTATGAGTCCCATTCGGGTACTGAAAGGAAGCCTTCGGTTCAGTCCGGGGGCAACGTTGTTTCGCAAAAGTCTGGTGGTGTTTCAGTTTGCCCTTTCCATGCTGCTGATTGTCGGCATGATTGTCATGTATCGGCAAATGGACTACATCCAGACGAAAAATCTCGGTTACAATCGGGAGAACCTCATTTATATTCCATTAGAAGGCGAACTAGGCCAGAAATACACCCTGTTTAAAGAAGAAGCCGGTAAAATGGCTGGCGTGCTGACCATTTCGCGTATGCGGGGAACACCCACCGTGATTTCTCATCATACGGGCGATTTCGGCTGGCCCGGCAAAGATCCAGATCAGGCCATATCCTTTGCCGATGAGACGGTTGGCTATGATTTTGTGAAAACCATGAAGCTTCAACTGAAAGAAGGACGTGATTTCTCAAAAGATTTTGGTACCGATTCGTTAGGATTTCTGGTAAACGAGACGGCATTGGCAAAAATGGGCTATAAAAACCGCACCGGCGGATCGGCGATCGGTCAACCCTTATCGTGGGGTCAGCGACAGGGCATGATAATTGGCGTTTTAAGCGATTTTCACTTTACGTCAATGCACCAGACCATTGAACCGCTGATTATTCGTCTGGATGAAAAACGGCAATGGGGGACGGTTCTGGTTCGGACGGAAGCGGGTAAAACCAGGGAAGCACTGGCCAGTTTAGAGAGAGTTAGCAAAGAGCTGAATCCCAGGTTTCCGTTTACGTATCAGTTTTCTGACCAGGAGTTTACCCGGCTCTATCAAAGCGAACAGATGGCCAGCCAACTGGCGAATTACTTTGCAATACTGGCTATTTTCATATCCTGCCTGGGTCTGTTTGGTCTGGCAACCTTCACCGCTGAGCAACGGACGAAAGAAATTGGGGTGCGCAAAGTGCTGGGCGCATCGGTAACTAGTGTCGTGACCCTGCTCTCCAGAGATTTTTTGAAGCCCGTATTGATCGCCATTGTCTGTACAACGCCCGTTGCCTGGTATGCCATGAGCCAGTGGTTGCAAAGCTTTGCCTACAAGATTGACATCGAGTGGTGGATGTTTGCGGTGGCAGGTTCCATCGCCATTGGTATTGCCCTATTGACAATTGGTTTTCAGAGTATTAAAGCCGCCCTGATGAATCCGGTCAAGAGTTTACGGAGCGAATAA